A portion of the Blautia hansenii DSM 20583 genome contains these proteins:
- a CDS encoding VWA-like domain-containing protein, whose product MEAKEEYLWEEVKELALTKFCCESPRLYRIFQMVFTGFQRNTLTGTDGETFFYEPKLFLNLYMEKGAQGINRFFLHTLFHLLYRQVRENTESSPFWHLACDMVTEYTIDALGQEELTGKMSKAAQEFCSQIWENGEGLSAEAVEERLERKKFSPSELEFWQKCFEQDNHTLWKEVKEEQTEKLLDWALSLKASGEDGSGNGFGKRGTQRGYKQEWYELQEERKRNYNKFLRRFTVEREELQLDMEAFDYIPYLYGLSHYGNLPFLEPLEYTEAKKLEELVIAIDTSASCKRPTVQRFLQETYAVLGQQENFFKKLRVHIIQCDCYVQEDVKVTCEKEWKEYLKHIKIQGGGGTDFRPVFQYVNKMIVDRTLKNLKALLYFTDGDGIYPREKPDYETVFLLTKEPPKEANVPNWAKLFYMDER is encoded by the coding sequence ATGGAAGCAAAAGAAGAATATTTATGGGAAGAGGTAAAAGAGCTTGCCCTGACAAAATTTTGCTGTGAAAGTCCGAGGCTTTATCGGATTTTTCAAATGGTGTTTACAGGCTTTCAAAGAAATACTTTAACAGGGACGGATGGAGAAACTTTTTTCTATGAGCCGAAGCTTTTCCTGAACCTCTATATGGAAAAGGGAGCACAGGGAATAAACCGTTTTTTTCTTCATACACTGTTTCATCTGTTGTACAGACAGGTAAGGGAGAATACAGAATCTTCGCCTTTTTGGCATTTGGCTTGTGATATGGTGACAGAGTATACCATTGATGCGCTGGGACAGGAGGAGCTTACAGGGAAAATGTCAAAGGCAGCCCAAGAATTTTGCAGTCAAATCTGGGAAAACGGGGAAGGGCTGTCAGCAGAAGCAGTAGAGGAAAGACTGGAAAGGAAAAAATTTTCTCCAAGTGAACTAGAATTTTGGCAAAAGTGTTTTGAGCAGGACAATCACACGCTTTGGAAAGAAGTAAAAGAAGAACAGACAGAAAAGCTGCTTGACTGGGCGCTTTCCTTAAAAGCATCAGGAGAGGACGGCAGCGGAAATGGATTTGGAAAAAGAGGTACGCAGAGAGGATATAAACAGGAGTGGTATGAGCTTCAGGAAGAAAGGAAGCGAAATTATAATAAATTTTTAAGACGGTTTACAGTGGAAAGAGAAGAGTTACAGTTAGATATGGAAGCTTTTGATTATATTCCCTACTTGTACGGGCTTTCTCATTATGGAAATCTCCCTTTTTTAGAGCCTTTGGAATATACAGAGGCAAAGAAGCTGGAGGAGCTGGTCATTGCCATTGATACCTCCGCATCTTGTAAAAGACCTACGGTACAGCGGTTTTTACAGGAAACTTATGCGGTTTTGGGGCAGCAGGAAAATTTTTTTAAAAAGCTGCGGGTACATATTATACAGTGTGACTGTTATGTGCAGGAAGATGTAAAAGTCACCTGTGAAAAGGAATGGAAAGAATATCTAAAGCACATTAAAATACAGGGAGGAGGGGGGACAGACTTTCGTCCGGTATTTCAATATGTGAATAAGATGATTGTGGATAGAACGCTGAAAAATTTAAAGGCGCTTTTATATTTTACCGATGGAGATGGGATTTATCCCAGAGAAAAACCGGATTACGAGACAGTTTTTTTACTGACGAAAGAACCACCGAAAGAAGCTAATGTTCCAAATTGGGCAAAGCTTTTCTATATGGATGAGAGATAA
- a CDS encoding ATP-binding protein: protein MNIAEAKQEIINTLRAYTAKDEEENYKIPIQYQRPVLLMGPPGIGKTAIMKQIAEEEKIGLVEYTLTHHTRQSAVGLPILEKKRFQGEEYTVTEYTMSEMLASVYECIEKEGAETGILFLDEINCVSETLAPTMLQLLQNKTFGAHKLPKGWCIVAAGNPERYNKSVREFDIVTLDRVKKIEIQENHSVWDRYAAKQGVHLGIRSYLQLKTENFYRIEERQEGSCFVTARGWEDLSRILQSYEEMKVPVTEELIGEYIQYEEVAADFYGFYQLFKSYEEKYQRYSFEEKEDMLFHADFDGKVLLMQLLEGELEGKIKEYQQEKAYINGLYEELKKMKKAVAEELQDIDTLFCQTIERRKRQEKILAEQGLLSKEKQKTDKNITKWLDERKWKLKEAGFAAVKEDFYRETLKLKHQEEQIRILLDKELGDVKNSSKTGQELPLFLSMLSQNERIAEFIAEHRCESYLKESKALLLQEREAALKEEIQAFQTN, encoded by the coding sequence ATGAATATTGCAGAAGCAAAACAGGAAATTATCAATACACTTCGAGCCTATACGGCAAAGGATGAGGAGGAGAATTATAAAATTCCTATACAGTATCAAAGGCCGGTGCTGCTTATGGGACCTCCGGGTATTGGAAAAACTGCTATTATGAAGCAGATTGCAGAGGAAGAAAAAATCGGACTTGTGGAGTATACGCTGACACACCATACACGGCAAAGCGCCGTGGGACTGCCGATTTTAGAGAAGAAAAGATTTCAGGGAGAAGAATATACGGTTACAGAATATACCATGAGCGAAATGCTTGCATCGGTATATGAATGTATAGAAAAAGAAGGCGCAGAAACAGGAATTTTATTTTTAGATGAGATTAACTGTGTTTCTGAAACCTTAGCGCCTACTATGCTGCAGCTTTTGCAGAACAAGACTTTTGGTGCACATAAACTTCCAAAGGGTTGGTGTATTGTAGCAGCAGGAAATCCGGAGAGATACAATAAGTCTGTGAGGGAATTTGACATCGTAACTCTTGATAGAGTAAAGAAAATAGAAATTCAGGAAAATCATTCTGTTTGGGATCGATATGCTGCAAAACAGGGCGTTCATTTAGGGATACGCAGTTATTTGCAGCTAAAAACAGAAAATTTTTACCGCATAGAAGAACGGCAGGAAGGAAGCTGTTTTGTAACGGCAAGAGGCTGGGAGGATTTATCCCGAATTTTGCAAAGCTACGAAGAAATGAAAGTGCCTGTAACAGAGGAGCTGATAGGCGAATACATACAGTATGAGGAAGTGGCAGCAGACTTTTATGGCTTTTATCAGCTGTTTAAGAGCTATGAAGAAAAGTATCAAAGGTATTCTTTTGAAGAAAAAGAGGACATGCTTTTTCATGCAGATTTTGACGGAAAGGTTTTGCTTATGCAGCTTTTAGAGGGTGAGCTGGAAGGAAAAATAAAGGAATATCAACAGGAAAAGGCTTATATAAACGGTTTGTATGAAGAACTAAAAAAGATGAAAAAGGCTGTTGCAGAGGAACTGCAGGATATAGACACGCTTTTTTGTCAGACAATAGAACGAAGGAAAAGACAGGAAAAAATTCTGGCAGAGCAGGGACTTTTGTCAAAAGAAAAACAAAAGACTGACAAAAATATCACAAAGTGGTTGGATGAGAGAAAATGGAAATTGAAAGAAGCAGGATTTGCGGCTGTAAAAGAAGATTTTTACAGAGAAACCTTGAAATTAAAGCATCAGGAGGAACAAATCCGGATACTGCTTGACAAGGAGCTGGGAGACGTGAAAAACAGCAGTAAAACAGGGCAGGAGCTGCCTCTGTTTCTGTCTATGCTGTCTCAAAATGAAAGGATTGCGGAATTTATCGCAGAGCATAGATGTGAAAGCTATTTAAAGGAGAGTAAAGCCCTTTTGTTACAGGAAAGAGAAGCTGCTTTAAAAGAGGAAATACAGGCGTTTCAGACAAATTAA
- the cooS gene encoding anaerobic carbon-monoxide dehydrogenase catalytic subunit, with protein MNQCFGCNTCASADKPLEGFIRNLPMETSHHRVEGQSTKCGFGLQGVCCRLCSNGPCRITPKAPRGICGATADVIVARNFLRAVASGSGCYIHIVENTALNVKKTAEIKGEIKGEKSLARLAEIFGVQGTDKWDTAKQVAQKVLDDLYKPEYEKMELVEKMAYAPRFKKWQELGILPGGAKSEVFHGVVKCSTNLNSDPVDMYTDCLKLGISTGLYGLTLTNLLNDVLLGEPELRMAPVGLRVIDPDYINIMITGHQHTIFVDLQERLTSKEAVEKAKAAGAKGFKLVGCTCVGQDLQLRGAHYEEVFDGHAGNNYTSEAVLATGGIDAVLSEFNCTLPGIEPICDELKIKQICLDSVAKKANAELKPFVFEEREKQSEEIIDEIIEAYKARRGNVPMNLMPEHGNDHTLTGVSEGSLKEFLGGNWKPLIDLIVSGDIKGIAGVVGCSNLTAGGHDVLSVELTKELIAKDILVLTAGCSSGGIENCGLMTPEAAKYAGPKLRAVCEKLNIPPVLNFGPCLAIGRLEIVATELAEAIGVDIPQLPLVLSAAQWLEEQALADGCFGLALGLPLHLGLPPFVTGSEIAVKLLTEDMKNLTGGQVIINPDAKESADILDKIIEERRAGLNI; from the coding sequence ATGAATCAGTGTTTTGGATGCAATACATGTGCCAGTGCAGATAAGCCTTTAGAAGGATTTATCCGTAATTTACCTATGGAAACTTCTCATCATAGAGTGGAAGGACAGAGTACAAAATGTGGTTTTGGTTTACAGGGCGTATGCTGCCGTCTTTGCTCCAATGGTCCATGTCGTATTACACCAAAAGCTCCAAGAGGAATTTGTGGTGCTACAGCAGATGTTATTGTTGCGCGTAACTTCCTTCGTGCAGTGGCAAGTGGCTCTGGATGCTATATTCATATTGTAGAAAATACAGCATTAAATGTAAAGAAAACTGCTGAAATTAAAGGTGAGATTAAAGGTGAAAAATCCCTTGCAAGACTTGCTGAAATTTTTGGCGTTCAGGGAACAGATAAATGGGATACTGCAAAACAGGTAGCTCAGAAAGTTCTGGACGATTTATATAAACCGGAATATGAAAAAATGGAATTGGTTGAAAAAATGGCTTATGCACCTCGTTTTAAAAAATGGCAGGAATTAGGTATTTTACCAGGCGGTGCAAAAAGTGAAGTATTCCATGGAGTGGTAAAATGTTCTACAAACTTAAATTCCGATCCGGTTGATATGTATACAGATTGTCTGAAACTGGGTATTTCCACAGGTTTATACGGACTGACTCTTACAAATCTGTTAAATGACGTACTTTTAGGAGAACCAGAACTTCGTATGGCTCCTGTTGGACTTCGTGTAATTGATCCAGATTATATCAACATTATGATTACAGGACATCAGCATACAATTTTTGTAGATTTACAGGAAAGACTTACATCCAAAGAAGCAGTAGAAAAAGCAAAAGCAGCAGGAGCAAAAGGCTTTAAACTGGTTGGATGTACTTGTGTAGGTCAGGATTTACAGCTTAGAGGTGCTCATTACGAAGAAGTATTTGATGGACATGCAGGTAACAACTATACAAGTGAGGCAGTACTGGCTACCGGTGGTATTGATGCTGTTCTTTCTGAATTTAACTGTACACTTCCGGGTATCGAGCCAATCTGTGACGAATTAAAGATTAAACAGATTTGTCTTGACAGTGTTGCAAAGAAGGCAAATGCAGAGCTGAAACCATTTGTTTTTGAAGAAAGAGAAAAACAGAGCGAAGAAATCATTGACGAAATTATTGAAGCATACAAAGCAAGACGTGGCAACGTTCCGATGAACTTAATGCCGGAACACGGAAATGACCATACCTTAACAGGTGTTTCCGAAGGTTCTTTGAAAGAATTTTTAGGCGGCAACTGGAAACCGTTAATTGATTTAATCGTATCCGGTGATATCAAAGGTATTGCTGGCGTAGTTGGATGCTCCAACCTGACAGCAGGCGGACATGACGTTCTCTCCGTAGAACTGACAAAAGAACTGATTGCAAAAGATATTCTGGTATTGACAGCAGGATGTTCTTCAGGAGGTATTGAAAACTGTGGACTTATGACTCCAGAAGCTGCAAAATACGCAGGTCCAAAGCTTCGTGCCGTATGTGAAAAATTAAATATTCCTCCGGTATTGAACTTTGGTCCATGTCTTGCAATCGGACGTCTTGAGATTGTAGCAACAGAATTGGCAGAAGCGATTGGTGTAGATATTCCTCAGCTTCCATTAGTTCTTTCCGCAGCACAGTGGTTAGAAGAACAGGCTCTTGCAGATGGATGTTTCGGATTGGCACTTGGACTTCCGCTTCATTTAGGACTTCCTCCATTTGTTACAGGAAGTGAAATAGCAGTAAAACTGTTGACAGAAGATATGAAGAATCTTACAGGCGGACAGGTGATTATCAATCCGGATGCAAAAGAAAGTGCAGATATTCTTGATAAGATTATTGAAGAAAGACGTGCAGGATTAAATATCTAA
- a CDS encoding 4Fe-4S dicluster domain-containing protein gives MRRIMIDAAKCDGCKSCSVACMQAHRKDDGNVYTLDLTDITNESRNFIYKNPDGSYTPVFCRHCEQPECVMSCMSGALKKDEKTGHVQYDAEKCGSCFMCVMNCPYGVLKPDETTHTKVIKCDFCIEKGEEPSCVKACPKQAIWVEEV, from the coding sequence ATGAGAAGAATAATGATTGACGCTGCCAAATGTGATGGCTGTAAAAGCTGCTCCGTAGCATGTATGCAGGCGCATAGAAAAGATGACGGAAATGTTTATACCTTAGATTTGACAGATATTACAAATGAATCCAGAAACTTTATATACAAAAATCCGGACGGAAGCTATACACCTGTATTTTGCAGACACTGCGAGCAGCCGGAATGTGTAATGTCCTGTATGAGCGGCGCTCTGAAAAAGGACGAAAAAACAGGTCATGTACAGTATGACGCTGAAAAATGCGGTTCCTGTTTTATGTGTGTTATGAATTGCCCTTACGGCGTTTTAAAACCGGATGAAACAACTCATACAAAAGTCATTAAATGTGACTTTTGTATTGAGAAGGGTGAAGAGCCAAGTTGTGTAAAAGCCTGTCCAAAACAGGCAATCTGGGTAGAGGAGGTGTAG
- a CDS encoding NAD(P)/FAD-dependent oxidoreductase: MQYVILGAGAAGIMAAKTIRKTDAQGEITVISTDTQVHSRCMLHKFLSHERSAESISFIDADFFEKNKINWLKGKTVNKLDTVKKTVFTEDGNEIGYDKLLIATGAESFIPPVGKLREANNVFGLRHLRDAQAIDEMAKNAENIVIIGSGLVGLDAAYGLMETGKKVSIVEMAEQILPIQLDKTGAFEYQKRFEKAGASFYLGRKAADTLMNDEGNVSCIVLDNGEEIPCDLVIVAAGVRSAVAGMDGEGIVIDRGIKVDDYLETGAKDVYAAGDVAGLSGIWPNAQKQGETAALNMCGKKTAYTDRYAIKNTINFFGLVSMCIGVIVPEETDTVVAREDSKEYKRVIIRDGKVVGVLLQGDISHGGIWQYLIKNQISVENIQKNILDLNFGDFYGIKENGEYQWNMS; this comes from the coding sequence ATGCAGTATGTGATTTTAGGAGCAGGTGCAGCCGGTATTATGGCTGCAAAGACCATTCGAAAGACAGATGCACAAGGTGAAATTACAGTGATATCTACGGATACACAGGTGCATTCACGTTGTATGCTGCATAAATTCCTCAGCCATGAAAGAAGTGCAGAGAGCATTAGCTTTATTGATGCGGATTTCTTTGAGAAAAATAAAATTAACTGGTTAAAAGGAAAAACAGTGAATAAGCTGGATACCGTAAAGAAAACAGTATTTACGGAAGACGGTAATGAAATCGGATACGATAAACTTTTGATTGCAACAGGTGCAGAAAGCTTTATCCCACCTGTGGGAAAATTAAGAGAGGCAAACAATGTTTTCGGGCTTCGTCATTTAAGAGATGCACAGGCAATCGATGAAATGGCAAAAAATGCAGAAAATATTGTGATTATCGGTTCCGGTCTGGTAGGACTGGATGCTGCTTACGGACTGATGGAAACAGGAAAGAAGGTTTCCATTGTAGAGATGGCAGAACAAATTCTTCCTATTCAGTTGGATAAGACAGGCGCTTTTGAATATCAGAAACGTTTTGAAAAAGCAGGAGCTTCTTTCTATCTGGGAAGAAAAGCGGCAGATACATTGATGAATGATGAGGGAAATGTTTCCTGTATCGTGCTGGACAACGGAGAAGAAATTCCATGTGATTTAGTGATAGTGGCAGCCGGTGTTCGTTCCGCAGTGGCAGGCATGGACGGAGAAGGGATTGTCATTGACAGAGGTATTAAAGTAGACGACTATCTGGAAACAGGAGCAAAGGACGTCTATGCGGCAGGTGATGTGGCAGGCTTATCCGGTATCTGGCCAAACGCTCAGAAACAAGGAGAGACAGCGGCGCTTAATATGTGCGGGAAAAAGACAGCTTACACAGACCGTTATGCTATCAAAAATACCATTAATTTCTTCGGGCTTGTTTCTATGTGTATCGGAGTTATTGTTCCGGAAGAAACAGACACCGTAGTGGCAAGAGAAGACTCCAAGGAATATAAACGTGTCATTATCCGTGACGGAAAAGTTGTGGGCGTACTGCTTCAGGGTGATATTTCTCATGGCGGTATCTGGCAGTATTTAATTAAAAATCAGATTTCCGTAGAGAATATTCAGAAGAATATTTTAGATTTGAACTTTGGTGATTTCTACGGTATTAAGGAAAACGGCGAATACCAGTGGAATATGTCTTGA
- the tyrS gene encoding tyrosine--tRNA ligase produces MKIYDELVARGLIAQVTDEEEIRELINNGKATFYIGFDPTADSLHVGHFMALCLMKRLQMAGNKPIALIGGGTGYIGDPSGRSDMRSMMTPEIIQHNCDCFKKQMERFIDFSEGKAMMVNNADWLLDLNYVELLREVGPHFSVNRMLTAECYKQRMEKGLSFLEFNYMIMQSYDFYMLYQKYGCNMQFGGDDQWSNMLGGTELIRRKLGENACAMTITLLLNSEGKKMGKTQSGAVWLDPNKTSPFDFYQYWRNVADADVLKCIRMLTFLPLEQIDEMDKWEGSQLNKAKEILAYELTALVHGKEEAEKAQEAARALFSSGNAANMPSAKIEEADLVDGNIDLISLLHKSGLANTRSEARRAIEQGGVSIDGEKVTDIKHLVSGEKLQGDGIVLKKGKKNFRKVTL; encoded by the coding sequence ATGAAAATTTATGATGAACTGGTTGCCAGAGGCCTGATTGCTCAGGTGACAGATGAAGAAGAAATCCGTGAACTGATTAACAATGGGAAGGCTACCTTCTACATTGGCTTTGACCCTACGGCTGACAGTCTTCATGTAGGACATTTTATGGCATTATGTCTGATGAAACGTTTGCAGATGGCAGGAAATAAACCAATCGCATTGATTGGCGGAGGAACAGGCTATATCGGAGACCCGTCAGGAAGAAGCGATATGCGTTCCATGATGACACCGGAGATTATCCAGCACAACTGTGACTGCTTCAAAAAGCAGATGGAACGTTTTATTGACTTTTCTGAAGGAAAAGCAATGATGGTAAACAATGCAGACTGGCTTTTAGATTTGAATTATGTAGAGCTGTTAAGAGAAGTAGGACCTCATTTCTCCGTAAACCGTATGCTGACAGCAGAATGTTACAAACAGCGTATGGAAAAAGGTCTGAGCTTTTTGGAATTTAACTACATGATTATGCAGAGCTACGACTTCTATATGCTGTACCAGAAATACGGCTGTAATATGCAGTTCGGCGGAGATGACCAGTGGAGCAACATGCTGGGCGGAACAGAGTTAATTCGCAGAAAATTAGGCGAAAATGCCTGTGCAATGACCATTACTCTGCTTTTAAATTCCGAAGGTAAAAAAATGGGTAAAACACAGTCCGGAGCAGTTTGGTTAGATCCAAATAAAACTTCTCCATTTGACTTTTACCAGTACTGGAGAAACGTGGCAGATGCAGACGTATTAAAATGTATTCGTATGCTTACTTTCCTTCCATTGGAACAGATTGACGAAATGGATAAATGGGAAGGAAGCCAGTTAAATAAGGCAAAAGAAATTTTAGCTTACGAATTAACTGCCTTAGTACACGGAAAAGAAGAAGCGGAAAAAGCGCAGGAAGCTGCAAGAGCATTGTTCAGCAGCGGAAATGCAGCAAACATGCCGTCAGCAAAAATCGAAGAGGCTGATCTTGTAGACGGAAATATTGATTTGATTTCTCTGTTACACAAAAGCGGACTGGCAAATACACGTTCCGAGGCAAGACGTGCCATTGAACAGGGCGGTGTGTCTATTGACGGAGAGAAGGTTACAGATATTAAGCATCTGGTTTCCGGAGAAAAATTGCAGGGCGATGGAATTGTGCTGAAAAAAGGAAAGAAAAACTTTAGAAAAGTAACATTATAA